The Halomonas denitrificans genome window below encodes:
- a CDS encoding protein kinase encodes MTPTADSARGLSLGARLFLAFGLVLALAVGGAMLVNVWLVRDIATDEVRSSLASSQSVQRYFRELRARQLELIAELIASDPYFGSYVGEAISSPDAELAARSVGDLLQQSRNEFDLDVAMVLDVEGGILARTDRAAVAGQNVADNPLVERARRSLAPAIGLWSGDQALYQATVLPIARARTVVGFLVAGIAIDDELANDVKRISGADVAYLVDGNPPRVLATTLDVASTDRLVAELSRAEAGSEDGLEIEIGGDRWILQRAPLRDDEGEDYGSAVALTSLDQELAAYQEIPLLVLITGLVAIALALLLSYLIAQRILRPVRRLTAAAEAAADGDYRRDVDTGSRDEIGRLSRAFSSLLSTLREKQDMEDYMVDMVRHAPHRDIDSTRSSRVDTDAPTVDFENIDNDTPIQDTQPNTPAAFNRAGVERKLGRRYRLLSEIGSGAMGVVYRAEDRDLDEVVAIKMLKSGSVTDERLEQLKGELKLARRITHPNVLRTYDFGMAEDAPFISMEYVDGLTLRELLSRRGRLPYGAALRIARQLCAGLEAVHEVGVLHRDIKPGNIILEPRGNAKLMDFGIAQQNRAAIDPQDYDLVTGTPEYLSPEQLTGKPPSVRSDIYALGVVFEELFTGGMPFKGTNSMQAAAARLDMDPIPPSHHWPSIPPELDAIILRCLARDPDERYPDAESLYKDLATLRS; translated from the coding sequence GTGACCCCTACCGCTGATTCCGCGCGAGGACTCTCGCTGGGCGCACGGCTGTTCCTCGCCTTCGGCCTGGTGCTGGCCCTGGCCGTCGGCGGCGCGATGCTGGTCAACGTGTGGCTGGTCCGCGACATCGCCACCGACGAAGTGCGCAGCTCGCTGGCCAGCAGCCAGTCGGTACAGCGCTACTTCCGCGAGCTTCGCGCCCGGCAGCTCGAACTGATCGCCGAACTGATCGCGTCGGACCCCTACTTCGGCAGCTACGTCGGCGAGGCGATCTCGTCGCCCGACGCCGAGCTGGCGGCACGCTCCGTCGGCGACCTGCTGCAGCAGTCGCGCAACGAGTTCGATCTCGACGTCGCGATGGTGCTCGACGTCGAGGGCGGCATTCTCGCCCGGACCGATCGCGCTGCCGTGGCCGGCCAGAACGTCGCCGACAACCCGCTGGTCGAACGTGCCCGCCGTTCCCTGGCTCCCGCCATCGGGCTGTGGTCCGGCGACCAGGCGCTGTACCAGGCCACCGTGCTGCCGATCGCCCGCGCCCGGACCGTGGTCGGGTTCCTCGTCGCCGGGATCGCGATCGACGACGAGCTGGCCAACGACGTCAAGCGGATCAGCGGCGCCGACGTGGCCTACCTCGTCGACGGCAATCCGCCCCGCGTCCTGGCCACGACCCTCGACGTGGCATCGACCGATCGCCTGGTCGCCGAACTGTCCCGGGCCGAGGCCGGTTCCGAAGACGGCCTGGAGATCGAGATCGGCGGCGACCGCTGGATCCTGCAGCGTGCGCCGCTGCGCGACGACGAGGGCGAGGACTACGGCTCGGCAGTCGCGCTGACCTCGCTCGACCAGGAGCTGGCCGCGTACCAGGAAATCCCGCTGCTCGTGCTGATCACCGGCCTGGTCGCCATCGCCCTTGCCCTGCTCCTGTCCTACCTGATCGCGCAGCGAATCCTGCGACCCGTCCGACGCCTGACCGCAGCGGCCGAAGCCGCGGCCGACGGCGACTACCGCCGCGACGTCGACACGGGCAGCCGTGACGAAATCGGCCGCTTGTCGCGTGCCTTTTCCAGCCTGCTGAGCACCCTGCGCGAGAAGCAGGACATGGAGGATTACATGGTCGACATGGTGCGGCACGCGCCGCACCGCGATATCGATTCGACCCGCAGTTCGCGCGTCGACACGGACGCTCCGACGGTCGACTTCGAGAACATCGACAACGACACGCCGATCCAGGACACGCAGCCGAACACGCCCGCCGCATTCAACCGGGCCGGCGTCGAACGCAAGCTCGGCCGACGCTACCGACTGCTCTCGGAGATCGGCAGCGGGGCGATGGGCGTGGTCTACCGGGCGGAAGACCGCGATCTCGACGAAGTGGTCGCGATCAAGATGCTCAAGTCGGGTTCGGTGACCGACGAGCGCCTGGAGCAGCTCAAGGGCGAGCTGAAGCTGGCCCGACGGATCACCCACCCCAACGTGCTGCGGACCTATGACTTCGGCATGGCCGAGGATGCGCCGTTCATCTCCATGGAATACGTCGACGGCCTGACCCTGCGCGAACTGCTTTCACGCCGGGGCCGCTTGCCCTACGGCGCCGCGCTACGGATCGCTCGCCAGCTCTGCGCGGGCCTGGAGGCGGTGCACGAGGTCGGCGTCCTGCATCGCGACATCAAGCCGGGCAACATCATCCTCGAGCCGCGCGGCAACGCCAAGCTCATGGACTTCGGCATCGCCCAGCAGAACCGGGCTGCCATCGATCCGCAGGACTACGACCTGGTGACGGGCACGCCCGAGTATCTTTCGCCCGAGCAGCTGACCGGGAAGCCGCCGAGCGTGCGGTCCGACATCTACGCGCTGGGCGTGGTGTTCGAGGAGCTGTTCACCGGCGGCATGCCGTTCAAGGGCACCAACTCGATGCAGGCCGCGGCCGCCCGTCTGGACATGGACCCGATCCCGCCGTCGCACCACTGGCCCTCGATCCCTCCGGAGCTGGACGCCATCATCCTGCGCTGCCTGGCGCGAGACCCCGACGAGCGCTACCCGGATGCGGAGAGCCTGTACAAGGACCTGGCCACGCTTCGAAGCTAG
- a CDS encoding sigma-70 family RNA polymerase sigma factor: MTIPPSRSERDGDIEGLLHRIAARDRGAFEALYGATAGRILAIVLRLVRDRASAEDVLQNVFVKVWNRSDRFDARRGDGMAWLATMARNEGIDWLRKHRRDAPSAHDPDELTAGAPSPLAAADRAASRSALTECLTALPEVQRSCIRLAFLEGLTHGDLAARLAAPLGTVKARIRRGMARLKRCLEGTVDGNGGADEA; encoded by the coding sequence TTGACGATTCCACCATCACGATCCGAACGGGACGGCGACATCGAGGGCCTGCTGCACCGGATTGCCGCGCGCGACCGCGGGGCGTTCGAGGCCCTTTACGGCGCTACCGCCGGTCGTATACTCGCCATCGTCCTCCGGCTCGTGCGCGATCGCGCCAGCGCCGAAGACGTACTTCAGAACGTGTTCGTCAAGGTCTGGAATCGATCGGATCGTTTCGACGCCCGGCGCGGCGACGGCATGGCGTGGCTGGCGACGATGGCGCGAAACGAGGGTATCGACTGGTTGCGCAAGCATCGTCGCGACGCACCCTCGGCGCACGACCCCGACGAGTTGACCGCCGGGGCACCGAGCCCGCTGGCCGCCGCCGACCGCGCGGCCAGCCGCAGCGCCTTGACCGAGTGCCTGACCGCGCTTCCCGAGGTCCAGCGCTCGTGCATCCGCCTTGCCTTTCTCGAAGGCCTGACCCACGGCGACCTGGCAGCTCGACTGGCCGCGCCGCTGGGAACGGTAAAGGCACGCATCCGCCGCGGCATGGCACGACTGAAGCGTTGCCTGGAGGGCACCGTGGACGGCAATGGAGGCGCCGATGAAGCTTGA
- a CDS encoding MAPEG family protein, with amino-acid sequence MTVAVYCLIAAALMIVLTKVPLAWAMSKEGRGYDNRNPRQQQARLTGFGARALASHQNMIEAFPVFAAGVLLALLSGATGSWLTGLALAFVIARVVYTACYLADLHALRSIAWVVGFGASVGLMVLALF; translated from the coding sequence ATGACCGTTGCCGTGTACTGCCTGATCGCCGCCGCGCTGATGATCGTTCTGACCAAGGTTCCGCTCGCATGGGCGATGTCGAAGGAGGGACGCGGCTACGACAATCGCAACCCGCGCCAGCAGCAGGCGCGCCTGACGGGCTTCGGTGCCCGCGCACTGGCCTCGCACCAGAACATGATCGAGGCCTTCCCGGTGTTCGCCGCCGGCGTGCTCCTGGCCCTGCTGTCCGGGGCGACGGGTTCGTGGTTGACCGGCCTGGCGCTGGCCTTCGTCATCGCCCGCGTGGTCTACACGGCCTGCTATCTCGCCGATCTCCACGCGCTGCGCAGCATCGCGTGGGTGGTCGGGTTCGGTGCATCGGTCGGCCTGATGGTGCTGGCGCTGTTCTAG